In Microbacterium terrisoli, the genomic stretch GAACTGAGTCCGGTGACCTCGTCATCCAGGATCTGCTTCTGCCAGGTCAGCTGACGCTGCTGAGTGGTCAGCTGCGCCATCTGATACGAGGTCTGCGTCGTCATCACCGACAGCACCATCTGCGCCCCGACGATGGCGAGGGCCCCGACCACGGCGACCAGCCCGTACACCAGGCGTGGCTTGCGACGCGGTGCCGGGGCTGCGACGGCGTGCAGTCGTCGCGGCGCGTCGGTGCGCGGCGTGAGCCCGGGCGCGCTCAGCGGCCGGACGGCCGCGGTCTGGGTGCTCATGCGTCCTCCTTCACAGCAGCGCGCACGCGTTCGGCGGCGCGCAACCGCACGGGTGTCGCACGCGGGTTGCGCGCGCGCTCTTCGTCGGTCGCCAGCTCTGCGCCTTTGACCAGCGGGCGGAATCGGGGGGCGTGTTCGGGAAGTTCGACCGGCAGTCCCGCGGGGGCGGTGGATGCCGATGCCTGGGCGATCGCCCTCTTGACGAGGCGATCTTCCAAGGACTGGTACGACAGCACGACGATGCGGCCGCCGACGTTCAGTGCCGCCAGGGCGGCGGGGATGGCGTGCTCGAGGGCGGACAGTTCCGCGTTGACTTCGATGCGCAGCGCCTGGAACACCCGCTTGGCGGGATGCCCTGCGCGCTGGACGGCCGCGGGGGTCGCCTCCTGCAGGATCTGCACGAGCTGGCCCGACCGCTCGATCGGCGCGGTCTTTCGTGCGGCGATGATCGCGCGGGCGTAGCGTCCGGCGAGCTTCTCTTCGCCGTAGCGCTCGAAGATGCGCCGCAGGTCGCCCTCGCCGTAGGTGGCCACGACGTCGGCCGCGGTGAGCCCGACGGACTGGTCCATGCGCATGTCCAGCGGCGCGTCGTGCGCATAGGCGAAGCCGCGTGCGGTCTCATCCAGCTGCAGGGACGAGACTCCCAGGTCGAACAGAATGCCTTCGACACCGGACAGGCCGGCGCCGGCGATCGCGTCGCCGATGCCGTCGTACACCGTGTGCACCAGCCGCACCCGGTCGGCGAACGGCGCCAGGCGCTCCCCCGCGATGCGCAGCGCATCCTGATCGCGATCCAAGCCGACCAGCTGCAGGCGGTCGAAGCGCTGCAGGAACGCCTCGGAGTGGCCGCCCATCCCGAGCGTGGCATCGACCAGGACGGCGCCGTCTCGCTCGAGGGCAGGTGCGAGCAGCTCGACGCAGCGTTCGAGCATGACGGGGGTGTGGATGTCGCGGATGTCCATGGTGTGTCCTGGCATCTGATCCCGATCCCTGATCCCCATCCGCTCTGACCTGGCACCGGGGAAGTGTGTCAGGGCGTGAGCGGCTGGGCATCACGGACAGGGATCAGAACAGCCCCGGAATCACCTCCTGCTCCATCTCGCTGTAGGCGTCTTCGTAGTTCTCGGCGTAGGTGTTCCACGCCGCGGCATCCCAGATCTCGGCGTGGGCTCCGACGCCGGTGACGACGAGCTCCTTCTCGAGGCCGGCGTAGGTGCGCAGCGGCGGCGGGATCGTGATGCGGTTCTGGCCGTCGGGCTTCTCGGCGCTGGCGCCCGACAGGAACATGCGCAGGAAGTCGCGGGCCTGCTTGTTGGTCAGCGGCGCTTCGCGGATGCGCTCGTGGATGCGCTCGAACTCCTCGGTGGAGAACACGTAGAGGCAGCGCTCCTGGCCGCGGGTGACCACGATGCCGGCGCCGAGGTCCTCACGGAACTTCGCGGGCAGGATGACGCGGCCCTTGTCGTCGAGCTTCGGAGTATGCGTTCCGAGCAACATCGCCGATCACCCCCCCCCTCTTTGTCCGGCCCCCCGTGAGGTTCTCCCCCACTTTACTCCACTACCCTCCACTTCACCACCATTAGGAAGGCATTTCCTCCACGTCGGCTCCCTGGCACGCGGCACGGTACGGGCGCGAGTGACGACGGCACGGCGTCAGAGCGGCGCCGGAACAGCGCCGCATCCCCGCCCAGACGGGGCGCGGGAGTCACTCGGGCACAAAAAAACACCGACCCGAAGGTCGGTGTGGGTGTGGTGGAGCGCGGTGGAGGCTGGAGGGGCGGGCCTACTGCTGGTCGTGCCCGCGGCGATCCCATCGCTCGTTCATCTTGTCCATGAACGACGGACGGGCAGTCTCGACCGGTCGCGGATCACGCGCGCCGCGCAGACGATGACGGCTGGGAGTGACGGCGAGCACGACACCGCCGAGCATCAGCACGAAGCCGATGACCCCGATGACGATCTGCGGAAGTGCGACCCCGGCGATCAGGCCGCCGAGGCCGACGAGTACGAGCAGAGCCCCGTACACGACATTGCGATAACTCAGGGCGCGCCCATCGCTCGGAGCGCGCACGACATCGGCGTCGTTGTTCATGAGATGGCGTTCCATCTCATCGAGCAGGCGCTGCTCTTGTTCGGAGAGTGGCATGCATCCCCCTCGGCTGGAATTCTTGCTTCGAGTCTACCCGTCGGTTCGCTCACTAGGCTAGGCCCGTGGCATCCTCCCCCGGTACGATCGCGGCGCTTTCCCAGCAACTGGATGACTTCTTCACACGCCAGCGCCGCGCGATCGCAGAATTCGGCTCGGAGGCGACGTTGCTGATGGATGCCGCCGCCGACGCAGTGGTCGGCGGAAAGCGCTTGCGCGCCCGCTTCTGCTTCACAGGATTCGCCTCGGTGGCCGAGATGTCCTCCGTCGGCACGCCCGACATCCCGGCCTCGGTGATCGGCGTCGGAGCCGCCCTGGAGGTGTTCCACGCCGCCGCTCTCGTGCACGACGATCTGATCGACAACTCCGACACGCGGCGCGGCCGCCCCGCCGCCCACCGGCGTCTGCAGAGCCTGCACCGCACCGCATCGTGGGACGGGGATGCCGCGGCCTTCGGCCGTGCCGGGGGGATCCTCGTCGGCGACCTGCTGGTCGCCCTCAGCGACGACCTGATGGAGCGCTCGCTCCTCGCCGAGCCCGCCGAGATCGCCGCCGCGACCCGCGCGCAGTACGCCACGATGCGCCGCGATGTCACGATCGGGCAGTTCCTGGACGTCGCCGAGGAGTCGGCGCATGTCGACGCCGACGATTCCGAGCATGCCCATCGCGCACTGCGTGTGGCCTCGTTGAAGTCCGCGCGCTACAGCGTCGAGCAGCCGCTGCTGATCGGAGCGCGCCTGGCCGGGGCCGACGCCGCTCAGCTGAAGGCGCTGGCCGACTTCGGTCACCCGGTGGGGCTGGCCTTCCAGCTGCGCGACGATGTGCTGGGAGTGTTCGGCGACACCGAGGTGACCGGCAAGCCCGCCGGCGACGACCTGCGCGAAGGCAAGCGCACAGTGCTCATCGCGTACGCGCGCGAGGCGCTGGCACCCACGGCCCGTCGGATCATGGACGAACTGGTCGGAGACCCCGACCTCGACGACGCACAGGTGGCGGCGCTGCGCCGCACGATCGAAGACAGCGGCGCCCTCGAACGTGTCGAGACGCTCATCAGCGAGTACGCCGCCGACGCCGACCGCGCCCTGCGGGGGGCGCCCCTGGGAAATGCGGCCGTCGCGCAGCTGCGCGATCTGGCCCGCGATGCGGTGGTGCGTTCGGCCTGACCGGGCGGGTCAGGCCAGGGTGCGCGCCACGCGACGCACTTCGCTCTTGCGCCCCTGCAGCAGCGCGTCGATCGGACGCTGACCGATCGTCTCTTCGGGGCTGAACAGCCAATCGATCGATTCGTCGTCGTCCAAGCCCGCGTCGTGCAGGGCGAACAGCGTGCCGCGCAGCGACGGCAGCGGGCGGTCTTCGATGAAGAACGCCGCCGGCACCTTGGCCGCACCGTCACGCCGCGATGCGGCGAACTGGCGATCGTCGAGCATGCGATGCACGCGCCCGATGCTCTCGTCCAGCAATTCGGCGATCTCGGGCAGTGTCAACCAGTCGATGGACGTGGATGCCGTGTTCTCAGCGCTCACCAGGCCACTATCTCATGCCGCGGACGCTCCGGTTGTCGTCACAGCTGTCACAGGTGTCACATCAGCCACGTCTTCATCTCCTGTTGACACTGATCGCCATCCGTGACACGGTGACATGGTCACTGAGGGGGGAAACTCGTGCCACAGCATCACCGCACTATTCGGCATGCAGCCATGGCAGTGCCGGCCGCGATCGGATCGCTGGCGCTGTCTCTGACAGCGCTGCCCGCACACGCCGCAACCGCTGTCGAACGCGCGCCGATGGCGCCGCAGACCGGGATCATGCCGACGATCTCACCCGCCGTCGCTCCGGCGACGATCGCTGCGGTGCCGGCGCGACGCACGCCCGCCACGCACCGCGTCGTGCGTGGTGACACGGTGTGGGCGATCGCCGTGCGGTATCGGCTGCGCACGGCCGATGTGCTGGCGTGGAACAGACTGGGGAGGTCTGCCGTGATCCATCCTGGGCAGGTCCTGCGGCTCACGCCGCCGGCAAGCACCAAGGCCGCGACACCCACGAAGCGGGCGGCCGCGGCATCCCCTCACAAGAAGAGCGCCATGCGACCTGCCGCCGGCGCGACCTATACGGTGCGCTCCGGCGACACCATCAGTGCCATCGCCCGCCGGCATGGGCAGAGCACGCAGACACTGCTCAACGCCAACCACCTGCGCTGGTCGTCGGTGATCTTCCCCGGCCAGAAGCTCGTGATCCCGGCCAAAGCCGGCGCCCCCGCGGCGACGAAGGCCACGGTCAAGCCAACGGTCAAGCCCGCGCCCCGCCCCGACACGTCCCCGGCTTCCGCCGGCAGCGCCTACACGGTGCGCGCCGGCGACACGATGTCGGCCGTCGCCGCCGCCCACGGGGTGAGCGTGACGGCGCTGCTGCACGCGAACGGCATGGACTGGAACTCGATCATCTACCCGGGTCAGCGCGTGCGCATCCCCACCAGCGGCCTGCCCGGCCTGTCGAACGAACAGGCCGCCAATGCGCGCCTGATCGTACGGATCGGCCGTCAGCTCGGCGTGCCGAACAGGGGGCTGGCGATCGCCCTGGGCACTGCGATGCAGGAATCCGGACTGCGCAACCTCGACTACGGCGACCGCGATTCGCTGGGACTGTTCCAGCAGCGGCCGAGCGCCGGGTGGGGAACGGCCGCGCAGACCCGCGACGCCGACCGCGCCGTGCGCGCGTTCTTCGGCGGGCGGGGCAACCCGAACGCCGGGCGCACCCGCGGGCTTCTGGACATCGCCGGCTGGCAGAAGATGGACTTCGCCGACGCGGCGCAGGCCGTGCAGATCTCGGCTTATCCGCGGGCGTATGCCCAGTGGGAGAAGCCTGCCTACGCGTGGCTCGCCGCCATCGGATGAGCGCATCGCATCACCGCGGCCGGCGGCCCGGAGGGGTGCGCCGCTGCCCTGGCTCGCGGCCAATCCTCCGTAGACTCGCAGCGTGAGCACGAGCGCGCAGGCAGACCCCCTCATCGGGCGTCTTGTCGACGGCCGCTATCGTGTGCGCGCTCGCATCGCCCGTGGCGGCATGGCCACCGTCTATGTGGCCACCGACCTTCGGCTCGAGCGCCGCGTGGCCCTGAAGGTCATGCACAGCCATCTCAGCGATGACGTGATCTTCCAGAGCCGCTTCATCCAAGAGGCGCGCGCCGCCGCCCGCCTGGCCGACCCGCACGTGGTCAACGTGTTCGACCAGGGGCAGGAAGGCGACATGGCCTACCTGGTCATGGAGTACCTGCCGGGGATCACCCTGCGCGAGCTGCTGCGCGAGCAGAAGCGACTGAGCGTCGCGCAGACGGTGACGATCATGGATGCCGTGCTGTCGGGGCTGGCCGCGGCCCACCGTGCCGGCATCGTCCACCGCGACGTCAAGCCCGAGAATGTGCTGCTGGCCGAAGACGGCCGCATCAAGATCGGCGATTTCGGCCTGGCCCGGGCGACCACGGCGAACACGTCCAGTGGGCAGCTGCTGCTCGGGACGATCGCCTACATCGCGCCCGAGCTGGTCACCCGCGGCACCGCCGATGCCCGCAGCGACATCTACGCCCTCGGGATCATGCTGTACGAGATGCTCACCGGCGAACAGCCCTACAAGGGCGAGCAGCCCATGCAAATCGCCTTCCAGCACGCGACCGACTCTGTGCCGCGCCCCAGCATGAAGAACCCCGGCGTTCCCGAGCAGCTCGACGAGCTCGTTCTGTGGTCCACCGAGAAAGAGCCCGCCGAGCGCCCCGCCGACGCCACCGAGATGCTCGACCGCATGCGCGAGATCGAGCAGCAGCTGGGCATCGCGCCGCAGGTGCAGCGCACTCTGGCCGTCGCCGGCACCCTGGGCGTCACGGAGCGACTGGACACCGGCGAGCTGACCAAAGTGCTGCCCACGGCCGTGAGCGTGCCCACCGTGCCGACAGAGGGCGACGACAACGCGACGCGTCTGCGCAACCGCGCCAAGCGGCGGCGCACCCGCGGCGCGTGGCTGCTCGTGCTGGTGGTTCTGCTCGCGGCCCTGGCGGGGGGCACCGGCTGGTGGTTCGGCTCGGGACCCGGTTCGCTGATCGCCGTGCCACAGGTCGCCGGCAAGACGCTTGGCCAGGCGGAGCAGGCCATCACCACCGCGAACCTCACACCGGCCCACAAGGACGCCTACGACCTCGACGTCGCCAAGGGCACGGTCATCGACACGACTCCCGCGGCCGGGGACCGTGTCGACAAACACACGACGGTGACGATCGTGGTGTCGAACGGGCCTGCGCCGCACGACATCCCGGCCCTGGCCGGCATGGACGAGAAGGACGCACGCGACCAATTCAGCAGGGCGAAGGTCGCCGTCGGCGATGCCGCGTACTTCTTCACCGATGCGAAGGACGGAGCCGTGATCGCGGCATCCTTCACCGCCCGTGGCAGCGACAAGGCCGTCGACTGCACGAAGGGGTGCGTTGTCTACGAGGGCGGCGCGGCGACCCTGTCGGTGTCGAAGGGCCCGCTGCCCGACGTGGTCGGCACCTCAGCGACAGATGCGACCTCGACGCTGACCGACCTCGGCCTGAAGGTCAAGACCACGGAAGACTTCAGCGACTCCGTCACCAAGGGCGATGTGATCAGCGTCGGCCCGCGTCCCGGCGGCGGCGACTGGCGCCCCGGCGATACCGTGACGCTCGTGGTCTCGAAGGGGCCGCAGCCGTTTCCGATCCCGGATGTCAGCGGCAAGACCCGCGACCAGGCGGCCCGGACCCTCGAGAGCCAGGGCTTCACGGTCGATTACGCTCCGATCTGGAAGCTCTTCCCCAACGGGCTCACCCAGGTGACCGGGACGGACCCCGCAGCCGGCCAGATGCGCCCGAAGGGCACGTCCGTCTATCTGCAGATCACCGGCACCCAGTAGCATCGCCCGCGCCCTGGACGGGAGCGACCCCCGGTGAGGGCTCGGCGAGCAGCCCAGGCCGAGCCGAGCGGCCCACACCACGCGGATCAGAGCCGCTCAAGCTCCTCGGCGACCAGGAACGCCAGTTCCAGACTCTGCATGTGGTTCAGGCGCGGGTCGCACAGCGACTCGTACCGCGTCGCCAGGGTGCCCTCGTCGATCTGCTCCGACCCGCCGAGGCACTCGGTGACGTCATCGCCGGTGAGCTCGATGTGGATGCCGCCGGGGAACGTGCCGACCTCGCGGTGCGCGTCGAAGAACCCGCGCACCTCGTCGACGACGTCGTCGAAACGGCGCGTCTTGTACCCGGTGGGTGTGGTGATGCCGTTGCCGTGCATGGGGTCGGTGACCCAGAGGGGCGTGGCACCGGCATCCTTCACTGCTTCCAGCAGCGGCGGCAGCGCGTCGCGGATCTTGCCTGCACCCATCCGCGTGATGAAGGTGAGTCGACCGGGCTCGCGCTCGGGATCGAGCTTGTCGATCAGCGCCAGCGCCGTGTCGGGCGTGGTGGAGGGCCCGAGCTTCACGCCGATCGGGTTGCGGATGCGCGAGAAGTAGTCCACGTGCGCGCCGTCGAGGTCGCGCGTGCGCTCACCGATCCACAGGAAGTGCGCCGACGTGTTGTAGGGCAGGTCGGTACGCGAGTCGATGCGCGTCATCGGCCGCTCGTAGTCCATCAGCAGGCCCTCATGGCCCGTGTAGAACTCGACGCGGCGCAGCTCGTCGAAGTCGGCGCCGGCTGCCTCCATGAACTTGATCGCACGGTCGATCTCGGCGGCCAGGCCCTCATAGCGCTGGTTGGCCGGGTTCTTGGCGAAGCCCTGGTTCCAGCTGTGCACTTCGCGCAGGTCGGCGAAGCCGCCCTGGGTGAACGCGCGGATGAGGTTCAGCGTCGCCGATGCCGCGTGGTAGCCGCGCAGCAGCCGCTGCGGGTCGGGCACGCGTGAGCCCTCGGTGAAGTCGTAGCCGTTGACGATGTCGCCGCGGTAGGCCGGCAGCGTGACGTCGCCGCGGGTCTCGGTCTCGCTGGAGCGCGGCTTGGCGAACTGCCCCGCCATGCGGCCCATCTTGATCACCGGCAGCGAAGCGCCGTAGGTGAGCACGACCGCCATCTGCAGCACCGTCTTGATGCGGTTGCGGATCTTGTCGGCCGTGGCCCCCGCGAACGTCTCGGCGCAGTCGCCGCCCTGCAGCAGGAAGGCCTGTCCCGCCGCTGCGCGGCCGAGTTTCATGCGCAGCGCATCCACTTCGCCGGCGAAGACGAGCGGGGGCATCGACGCTATTTCAGCGGATGCCTCAGCCACGGCTTCGGGGTCTGTCCAGGCGGGCTGCTGCTTGATGGGAAGTGTCCGCCAGTGGTCCAGGCCATCCAGGTGCTGCAGCATCCGGCAAGTCTACCGGCCGCGCGATATCACGCCTTCGCTGATGACGGAAGGCGATCCTTGACCGTCGAGGCGTAGACGTCGTCGTACTGCTGCTGACCGAGCCGCTGCAGCGCGACCATGATCTCGTCGACGACCGAGCGCAGGATGTAGCGGTCGTTCTCCATGCCCGCGTAGCGGCTGAAGTCCAGCGGCTCGCCGATGACCACGCCCACCCGCACGATGTGCGGCAGGCGCCGGCCGATCGGCATCATCGTGTCGGTGTCGACCATCACGACCGGGACGACGGGGACCTTGGCCTCCAGCGCCATGCGGGCGATGCCGGTGCGTCCTCGGTAGAGCCTGCCATCGGGACTGCGGGTGCCTTCGGGGTAGATGCCCAGCAGCTCGCCGCGCCCCAGCACCTGAAGTCCGGTATTCAGCGATGCCTCGGACGCCTTGCCGCCGGACCGGTCGATGGGCAGCTGCCCGGTCGCCTTCATGAACACGCGCGTGGCCCAGCCGCGGATGCCCTGGCCGGTGAAGTAGTCGCTCTTGGCGAGGAATGCGACAGGGCGGTCGATCAGCAGCGGCAGGAAGATCGAGTCGGCGAACGACAGGTGGTTGCTCGCGAGGATCGCGGCCCCCGTCTTGGGGATCTTGCGACGTCCCACGATCCACGGACGGAAGATCGCCTTCAGGATCGGCCCGATCACCACATACTTCATCAGCCAGTAGAACATCGCTCGCCTCCCTCCCGTGCCGTGCGTGTGCCGTGCCTGTGCGTGCAAAAGTCTACCCAGCGCGCATGCGCCGGCCCGCGGCATGCCGAAGGGCGAGATCGAGTGTCGCAATAAGTGAGACTGAATGTCAGGAGCGTGGCCCCGTGCGCAGGTTAGACTCGAAGCACAGCAACCCGTAACGGTACCGAAGGAGATGCCGGAATGCCCACTGTCACATATGACGTTCCAGCCATCGTGCCCGCCGACCCGCAGGCCAACATCACAGATCTGCTCGAGGACCGGGTCGCGGCCACGCCTGACCTCGCGCTGTTCTCGGTTCCAGAGGGAGACGGATGGCGGGATGTCTCGGCCTCCGCATTCCGTGCGCAGGTGGTCGCCCTGGCCAAAGGGTTCGTCGCCGGCGGCATCCAACCCGGTGACAAGGTCGGCTTGATCGCGCGCACGACGTATGACTGGACCCTCGTCGACTTCGCGCTCTTCTATGCCGGAGCCGTCATGGTTCCCATCTATGAGACGAGTTCGGCGGCACAGATCCAGTGGAACCTCGCGGACTCGGGCGCGATCGCGTGCATCGCCGAGCTGCCCGAGCACTCCGCCCGCCTTGCCGAGGCGCAGAAGGACCTGCCGCTTGTGCGTACGACCTGGAACATGCACGAGGGAGTCCTCGACACGTTGCGGTCCGAAGGCGCGTCGGTTGCCGACGACGAGATCGAGCGGCGCCGGTCGCTGGCCAACGGCGACGACATCGCCACGCTCATCTACACCGCGGGCACCACCGGACGCCCGAAGGGCTGCGTGCTCACGCACAGCAACTTCGTCGAACTCGCCCGCAACTCGTCGCGAGCGCTGCGCGAGGTCGTGGAGACTCCGGGCGCATCCACTCTGCTGTTCATCACGACCGCGCACGTGTTCGCGCGGTTCATCAGCATCCTCAACATCCACGCCGGAGTGAAGACAGGTCACCAGCCCGACACGAAGCACCTGCTGCCGGCACTCGGGTCGTTCAAGCCCACGTTCCTGCTGGCCGTGCCGCGCGTGTTCGAGAAGGTGTACAACTCGGCCGAGCAGAAGGCCGAGTCCGCCGGCAAGGGAAAGATCTTCCGCTCTGCCGCCCGCACCGCGATCGAGCACTCGCGACTGACGCAGAACGGGCAGAAGATCCCGTTCTGGCTCGGCGTGAAGTTCCGCGTGTTCGACCGGCTCGTCTACAGCACGCTGCGCACGGCGATGGGCGGCAACATCGTCTACGCGATCTCGGGCTCGGCGCCGCTGGGCGAGCGGCTCGGCCACTTCTTCGCGAGCCTGGGCGTGACGGTGCTCGAAGGCTACGGCCTGACCGAGACCACGGCGCCGGCCACGGTGAACCTGGCGACCAAGACCAAGATCGGCACCGTGGGACCGGCACTGCCGGGCGTCGGGGTGCGCGTCGCCGAAGACGGCGAGGTGCAGGTGCGCGGGATCAACGTGTTCCGCGAGTACTGGCGCAACCCCGAGGCCACGGCGGCCGCGTTCGACGACGGCTGGTTCCGCACCGGCGACCTGGGCTCGTTCGACGACGACGGATTCTTGACGATCACCGGCCGCAAGAAGGAGATCATCGTCACCGCGGGCGGCAAGAACGTCGCCCCCGCGACGCTCGAAGACCCGATCCGCGCCAACCCGGTGGTCAGTCAGGTGGTCGTGGTCGGCGAGAAGCGTCCGTTCATCGCGGCACTGGTGACGCTCGATGACGAGATGCTGCCGACGTGGCTGGCCAACAACGGCCTGCCCGCCGACATGTCGATGGAGGAATGCGCCGCCAACCCGCAGGTGCGCGCCGAGGTGCAGCGTGCAGTCGACGAGGCGAATGCGATGGTCTCGCGGGCCGAGTCGATCCGCAAGTTCACGATTCTGCCGACGGAGTGGACCGAGGCCAGCGGCCACCTCACCCCGAAGCTCAGCATCAAGCGCAACGTGATCCTGAAGGACTTCGCGGCGGCCATCGACGACATCTACAACCTGCCGGCCACCGCGACCACGGGCGTGTCGCTGAAGTAGCCGCCCGCCCGGCCGCGCGTCGCGCGTCTCGTCGAAATCATGTGATTTCAACGGGCACACATGCGTTTGACGTCGATCACATGTGTGGCCGTGGTCTTCATGTGTGCTCGTGGTCTCCGTGGTCGGCCACGGTGCGCATTTGTGCGCGTGCCCGTACCGCTGGCTTCGGCCGTGGTCGCATGTGCGCCGGTGGCCCCGGTGTTCGGCGCAGCGCACGGTCGGTCATGACCGCGGTGCGGTGACCGCCCTCAGCGCGACTGCGGGACGATCGGTCCGCGCCGCCGTTGCCCGCTCAAGGCGTTCGGCACCCGCGGCCCATGCACGCTCGATACGCGCGACACGCCCGACACGCGCGACACGCGCAGCGTTCGTCCGCTCGACACGCGCCGGCCGCCCGACGCGCTCGACACGCCCGGCCCGCTCGACACGCGCCGCCCACCCGACACGCTCAACCCCCGCACGACCCGTTCGACACGCTGAGCCCGCGCAACCCTCGCAAGACGTTCGACCGCACGCGAGCCCGACCCGTGCCGAGCGCAGCAGCTAGCCGAACGACGGCCCGGCCTCAGGACGTGGACGACGGGTCGGAGAGTGGATGCCGTAGGCCGCGAGTCGGCCCGCGAAAGCCGGGATCGACACGATGTGCTCGCCTGTCGCGCGGATCAGCCGTCGACCGCTGGATGCGCGAATCACGTCCTCACGCTTCTTCTCATCGAGCACGGTCTCCTCGATCGACACTCCCTTGCGCATCGATTCGTCGAGGTACTTCGCCTTGCCGTCGAACTCGAACCACCAGTCGTCGGTGTCGATATCGACGTAATACATCCCGCCGTCGGGCCGCGGCACTCCTACCTGCAACCCCCGAATGACGAAACCGAGCTGCACCAGCCGCAAGCGGCTCACGCTCTCGCCCGGGAGTTGCGCTCGGCCGTCGGCGAACGCGAGAACCCACGCTGCCTTGCGGGCACCGCGTGTCGCGGACATGCGGCCGAGAACTGCGCGCATCTGGTCGCGGAGCTGTTCCGCGGCATCCTCGTCATACAGCCGTGACGGCGAGGATGCCGCGACACTGTGCAATGCCGCATCCGCGCAGCTCACCGCCGTCTCGAGTGAGGCCGACCTTGCGACATCCACAACCGAACGCGCCAGCGTGGTGCAGCGGATGCCGTCGACTTCTTCAATGTCGTCCGCGTCGTGTGCCTCACGATGCCGGAGGACATCGCGGGTGCTGGAAGCTCTGACTCCGTCGCTGCAGAGAACGTGAACACGATCGGGTGGACGGCCGAAGAGCGGCAATCCATGCACGACCGCGGCCGACTCATGGCAGGCGACCGGCCCGGGCTCTTCTCGGGCATCCTCCATCACGGCGGCCACGTGCGCGAGGTGCTGCTGCTCCCAGTAGAGGTCGTCCCAGAAGTCCTGTGCCACGTACCATCCCTGATGCACGCGGCGCACCGATTCGAGGCGCACCGCGGTTCGAATCTGCCGATCGGTCCATCCGGTGGCAACGAGGCCGGCTCGCGATCGCAGGGCGGAGCGGATCGTCCCGATGTCGTGCGCCGTTCGCATACCGACAGCCTGCTCGGGCCATCAGGTCAGGATCCGGCGCCCTACGCGATCGGTGGACGATCGCCAGCGTTGGCACCGTTGGGGAGGAGGCGCCGCCGCGCGGCCAAAATCATATGTACTCGTCCAGCACACATCATTCCGACGTCAATTTGATGTGCCCATGTTGAAATCACATGATTTCGACACGAAGGGAGCCGGGTCAGAACCAGCTGGACTCGCGGATCTCACGCATCGCGACGCGACGCGTGTCCTTGTCGAGCCGGTCGATGTACAGCTTGCCGTCGAGATGGTCGGTCTCGTGCTGCAGCGCCTGCGCGAGCACGCCGTCGCCCTCGATCGTGACCGGGTTGCCGTCGGCGTCGACGCCTTCGACCTTCGCGTGCGGGTACCGCACGACCTCGTGCCACAGTCCGGGCACCGACAGGCATCCCTCACCGAT encodes the following:
- a CDS encoding class II 3-deoxy-7-phosphoheptulonate synthase, with the translated sequence MLQHLDGLDHWRTLPIKQQPAWTDPEAVAEASAEIASMPPLVFAGEVDALRMKLGRAAAGQAFLLQGGDCAETFAGATADKIRNRIKTVLQMAVVLTYGASLPVIKMGRMAGQFAKPRSSETETRGDVTLPAYRGDIVNGYDFTEGSRVPDPQRLLRGYHAASATLNLIRAFTQGGFADLREVHSWNQGFAKNPANQRYEGLAAEIDRAIKFMEAAGADFDELRRVEFYTGHEGLLMDYERPMTRIDSRTDLPYNTSAHFLWIGERTRDLDGAHVDYFSRIRNPIGVKLGPSTTPDTALALIDKLDPEREPGRLTFITRMGAGKIRDALPPLLEAVKDAGATPLWVTDPMHGNGITTPTGYKTRRFDDVVDEVRGFFDAHREVGTFPGGIHIELTGDDVTECLGGSEQIDEGTLATRYESLCDPRLNHMQSLELAFLVAEELERL
- a CDS encoding lysophospholipid acyltransferase family protein, giving the protein MFYWLMKYVVIGPILKAIFRPWIVGRRKIPKTGAAILASNHLSFADSIFLPLLIDRPVAFLAKSDYFTGQGIRGWATRVFMKATGQLPIDRSGGKASEASLNTGLQVLGRGELLGIYPEGTRSPDGRLYRGRTGIARMALEAKVPVVPVVMVDTDTMMPIGRRLPHIVRVGVVIGEPLDFSRYAGMENDRYILRSVVDEIMVALQRLGQQQYDDVYASTVKDRLPSSAKA
- a CDS encoding AMP-dependent synthetase/ligase — encoded protein: MPTVTYDVPAIVPADPQANITDLLEDRVAATPDLALFSVPEGDGWRDVSASAFRAQVVALAKGFVAGGIQPGDKVGLIARTTYDWTLVDFALFYAGAVMVPIYETSSAAQIQWNLADSGAIACIAELPEHSARLAEAQKDLPLVRTTWNMHEGVLDTLRSEGASVADDEIERRRSLANGDDIATLIYTAGTTGRPKGCVLTHSNFVELARNSSRALREVVETPGASTLLFITTAHVFARFISILNIHAGVKTGHQPDTKHLLPALGSFKPTFLLAVPRVFEKVYNSAEQKAESAGKGKIFRSAARTAIEHSRLTQNGQKIPFWLGVKFRVFDRLVYSTLRTAMGGNIVYAISGSAPLGERLGHFFASLGVTVLEGYGLTETTAPATVNLATKTKIGTVGPALPGVGVRVAEDGEVQVRGINVFREYWRNPEATAAAFDDGWFRTGDLGSFDDDGFLTITGRKKEIIVTAGGKNVAPATLEDPIRANPVVSQVVVVGEKRPFIAALVTLDDEMLPTWLANNGLPADMSMEECAANPQVRAEVQRAVDEANAMVSRAESIRKFTILPTEWTEASGHLTPKLSIKRNVILKDFAAAIDDIYNLPATATTGVSLK